A stretch of Besnoitia besnoiti strain Bb-Ger1 chromosome III, whole genome shotgun sequence DNA encodes these proteins:
- a CDS encoding hypothetical protein (encoded by transcript BESB_045580), whose amino-acid sequence MLPATDMRGSAQDPKRQPPREGLEIVSCRNQWMTASNVNCLSHLTYDCLLAGQQAAMAIGGVSCEPSALVYRENQPRHLQTAWPEYVGEQMRCGGSGMPGKKESEEGRFVMVGASSRQSVTALGASGHVLRPPLDVAYRLGYQSLLHPDVRNQQGSHPHVLLSPSPEVVRGCSSRLNAQTPAVAFVCTPPSTASSLSWSDADSQFGIARHSRPPRSSSAEPCTSAPLRVSLPAHARFLEMGGYRHGGVASLSMRPFQWEGWTNSAWGRRSRGTPPTGASQNRLSPSSAGGEVCLQNDEPRDGPLQKSEPYFRANHGSHGQIQLCPSPLEACASSGFQSRSLESASYESLFAAPEAFPLTAPETPQTPPPDNGRNALDDAGDMNAGAPVCPSSIRAEACRPTGDPGLSKSLYIPCKAVGAEQAHAGGLSAPPDSTAGAGAVRHAAEPAGGPRRKGTIPQNPKSPDRGGVTSLPVHLGHFEPSSKRDSANSTSREASPSWQAVPHTEVVKQGRHPQGDGMPVGGGGCRAGRPAAEALHGGAASACRQSCWGSRGQTPKAGGTVSKARGHPPRYFALHDAAQAAPPSPSSCLSLPPLSGPLPCISSIHSPKNSQKGADAKAWPPCATTNCVSPSYLLKASPQPVTDVGLSPRSPVAPDGPEDVVSSPFLDSLCSATNATLTSPASANAGNSRHEEISTFSEPKCPAGRRTDVACALLELRHPHRVRRCSSAPAVCSRAARRARLTEIHPDGLAVPAHARQKSASHRGSFPAASAQSQRRRRWAPAEEASSEAPCVGATAHSCAQESLCEGSDASLESSAASPRRHAGQRRPSSPSMGSAHLSTHPSQTLAGLGETAPAARPMQHQVPGHGGRQFMHSRRDLGSRDPEPVEEVEESDGMQGDEAEAARANVRRTESQLLEQRSEQSSWSCEEPRRRCKVQGNEQLRERAPSRLLLPHELFPEPAETVQSAPVFSSSSPTPHEAKGSADTSFDGGESNWQGGESLTASILWGTEASSCCVTGMSADRTPSTPRMFTCEQRSTPDEIPACLLNGSPSEMMGVHAYGGSVGEPHEGEHGVTAQPRLRDEKGRSSLLPSGIGDRSRPPSPSCGLLDRPLSPLDVTHSRSLRVPPSGALSRERRRSQEGAEAHESTSSARDAEQLLVATERTVCTRPMRPARLSTSLQTCALCISSRSISPRAMASSLQGGSTGEVGVVTRGGECSKTEEKSGLVNALKPDAADTAGDSPGPLGDRARCRAPALVGSQCSKARRVPAGAAGPHAPVENSKTTVGGGPRPFRRKALEGGWPACTPPALGSERSSCASRCRTPPAACDCEEAEAEAVGALGSLEAPRCETSSPAVCSGADDVQRSRESLQLGASNSLNASSAEARPPGAATPAETAEALREPVEALESQGDHASDLRPSQLDCRSTPVGNSSPTKTASALTASDAHTASFERPESQPLRLGAAREAHKKEFSWYGSGAAPDAEGEAEGHKLSGAGAAAAQTRPAANSPRSDRAVCDAVKLGRVVGSKVAVLAEEMRTLRRRNEQLQVLQKKYEKKIYALHSQLRAVTQARRLHGVHAGRAPSELAQPRCWAPPRSLPAVLPFRALSAAVFNAGTRQSAGAFAAGPSEAGGRMRMRRSCSTPWLSLQGGRARGLSMPASIERTRSAQRPGGGAAPFDVFPEWETVCSSRSLSAHPVEKGVRAWSLDRSITLPWVVPAARPCSAAAPLGLLVSRPLLPSVLIKAAGELFTAETPERPPFLHGRTPASCAV is encoded by the coding sequence ATGTTGCCGGCGACAGACATGCGTGGCTCGGCGCAGGATCCGAAGCGGCAACCGCCCAGGGAAGGCCTGGAGATCGTCAGCTGTCGCAACCAGTGGATGACCGCATCGAACGTCAATTGCCTGTCGCATTTGACTTATGATTGCCTCCTGGCTGGACAACAGGCGGCTATGGCGATCGGCGGAGTGAGTTGTGAACCGTCTGCCCTCGTGTACCGCGAAAACCAGCCGCGTCACCTGCAGACTGCGTGGCCCGAATACGTTGGTGAACAGATGCGGTGTGGAGGCAGCGGGATGCCAGGAAAAAAGGAAAGCGAAGAGGGACGATTCGTGATGGTCGGAGCGAGTTCGCGTCAGTCTGTAACAGCCCTCGGAGCGTCTGGTCACgtcctgcgcccgccgctggaCGTAGCATACCGCCTTGGTTACCAAAGTCTCCTGCATCCTGATGTGCGGAACCAGCAGGGTTCACATCCCCATGTGCTCCTGAGTCCTTCGCCAGAAGTCGTGCGCGGCTGCTCTTCACGGCTCAACGCACAGACGCCTGCCGTTGCATTCGTCTGCACGCCTCCCTCAACTGCCAGCAGTTTGTCctggagcgacgcggacTCTCAATTTGGCATCGCCCGTCACAGCCGCCCACCTCGTTCCTCATCCGCAGAGCCCTGCACGTCTGCACCCCTACGCGTGAGTCTTCCAGCGCACGCGAGATTCCTGGAAATGGGCGGCTACAGGCACGGAGGAGTCGCATCGCTTTCGATGCGGCCTTTCCAGTGGGAAGGCTGGACGAACTCCGCATGGGGCAGGCGCTCCCGCGGCACACCGCCAacgggcgcctcgcagaaTCGGCTGAGTCCTTCATCTGCAGGAGGTGAAGTCTGCCTGCAAAACGACGAGCCGCGTGATGGGCCTCTGCAGAAGTCTGAGCCTTATTTTCGTGCGAATCATGGAAGCCACGGACAAATCCAGCTTTGCCCGAGTCCCCTGGAAGCATGCGCTTCCAGCGGGTTCCAGAGCCGATCGCTGGAGTCTGCGAGTTACGAGTCACTTTTTGCGGCTCCGGAAGCTTTCCCACTGACCGCGCCCGAAACACCACAGACCCCGCCACCCGATAACGGCCGGAACGCGCTCGATGACGCTGGCGATATGAATGCAGGCGCGCCGGTGTGCCCTTCCTCGATTCGAGCTGAGGCCTGCAGGCCCACAGGCGATCCAGGCCTTTCGAAGTCGCTTTACATTCCTTGCAAGGCGGTCGGAGCGGAGCAAGCTCATGCAGGGGGCttgtcggcgccgccggattcgacagccggcgcaggcgcggtcAGACATGCCGCAGAGCCGGCCGGCGGCCCTCGCAGGAAGGGCACGATACCACAGAACCCGAAGAGCCCCGATCGGGGCGGCGTCACCAGTCTGCCTGTCCACCTTGGGCATTTTGAACCCTCAAGCAAACGAGATTCTGCAAATTCGACTTCGCGAGaggcctctccctcgtggCAAGCCGTGCCTCACACCGAGGTTGTCAAACAGGGCCGCCACCCGCAGGGTGACGGAATGCCAGTGGGTGGTGGCGGTtgccgcgcaggcaggcccgcagcagaggctctgcatggcggcgccgcttcagCCTGCCGGCAAAGCTGTTGGGGAAGCAGGGGACAGACCCCGAAGGCGGGAGGCACTGTATCGAAAGCGCGCGGACATCCGCCAAGGTATTTTGCATTACATGACGCGGCACAGGCCGCCCCGCCGTCCCCCTCctcctgtctgtctctgccgcctctgtcCGGTCCGCTGCCATGCATCTCGTCGATACACAGCCCTAAAAACTCGCAGAAAGGTGCCGACGCCAAGGCGTGGCCTCCCTGCGCCACGACGAactgcgtctctccttcgtATCTCCTAAAAGCGAGTCCCCAACCGGTTACGGACGTAGgtctttctcctcgttctccgGTCGCTCCTGACGGACCTGAAGATGTCGTTTCGTCTCCATTCCTGGATTCCCTGTGCTCGGCGACAAATGCGACGCTCAcctcccccgcctccgcaaACGCAGGCAACTCACGTCATGAGGAGATTTCGACTTTTAGCGAACCCAAGTGTCCAGCTGGGCGCCGCACGGATGTTGCCTGCGCACTCCTCGAGCTGAGACATCCACACAGAGTTCGTCGGTGCAGCTCAGCGCCGGCCGTTTGCTCCAGGGCAGCCCGCCGGGCGAGGCTAACGGAGATCCATCCTGACGGCCTCGCGGTGCCTGCACACGCCCGCCAAAAGTCAGCTTCACACAGAGGCAGCTTTCCTGCAGCTTCGGCTCAAAGCCAACGCCGGCGAAGGTGGGCTCccgccgaagaagcgagcAGCGAAGCGCCCTGTGTGGGTGCGACGGCGCATTCTTGTGCCCAGGAGAGCTTGTGTGAAGGATCTGACGCTTCGCTGGAGTCAAGTGCTGCCTcaccgcgccgccacgcaggcCAGCGAAGGCCATCGTCGCCTTCAATGGGCTCAGCGCATCTCTCCACCCACCCAAGTCAAACGCTCGCCGGCCTGGGGGAgacggcgcctgccgcgcgaccGATGCAACACCAGGTGCCGGGGCATGGGGGCCGCCAGTTCATGCACTCCCGCAGAGATTTAGGGTCTAGGGATCCTGAGCCTGTAGAGGAGGTAGAGGAGAGTGACGGTATGCAGGGGGAcgaggccgaggccgcgcgagccaACGTGCGCCGAACAGAGTCACAGCTGCTAGAGCAACGCAGCGAGCAGAGTTCGTGGAGCTGCGAGGAACCAAGGCGTCGTTGCAAAGTGCAAGGGAACGAGCAACTTAGGGAGAGAGCGCCGTCAAGGCTTTTACTTCCGCACGAGTTGTTTCCAGAGCCTGCAGAAACCGTGCAGAGTGCCCCAGTCTTTTCAAGTTCAAGTCCCACGCCGCATGAGGCCAAGGGCAGCGCAGACACGAGTTTTGACGGTGGTGAAAGCAACTGGCAGGGAGGCGAATCCCTCACGGCGTCTATCCTTTGGGGGACAGAAGCCAGTTCCTGCTGCGTGACTGGGATGTCCGCAGACCGCACACCGTCCACGCCGAGAATGTTCACCTGCGAGCAGCGGTCCACACCGGACGAGATCCCTGCCTGCCTTCTAAACGGGTCGCCCAGTGAAATGATGGGCGTCCATGCTTACGGCGGCTCTGTCGGGGAGCCGCACGAAGGGGAGCACGGCGTGACGGCGCAACCGCGGCTGCGTGACGAAAAAGGTAGAAGTTCTCTTCTCCCCTCTGGAATTGGCGACCGCAGCCGTCCTCCCTCTCCATCGTGTGGCCTTCTAGACCGTCCTCTTTCGCCTCTTGACGTGACGCATTCTCGTAGCCTCCGAGTCCCCCCGTCCGGTGCTCTgtcgcgagagcgccgccgctcgcaggAAGGGGCGGAAGCACACGAATCGACCTCGTCAGCGAGAGACGCTGAACAGCTTTTGGTCGCAACAGAAAGGACTGTTTGCACCAGACCGATGCGGCCCGCGAGGCTTTCAACGAGTCTCCAGACCTGCGCTCTGTGCATTAGTTCTCGTTCTATATCGCCACGAGCAATGGCGTCCTCCCTGCAGGGCGGGAGCACTGGCGAGGTGGGTGTGGTCACGAGGGGCGGCGAGTGCAGTAAGACTGAAGAGAAGTCTGGATTAGTGAACGCGCTGAAACCTGACGCAGCTGACACCGCTGGAGACTCCCCAGGCCCACTCGGTGACCGAGCGCGGTGCCGTGCGCCCGCCCTCGTAGGCTCTCAGTGTTCAAAGGCGAGGCGTGTTCCTGCGGGAGCGGCGGGACCTCACGCTCCAGTGGAGAACTCGAAGACGACGGTGGGGGGAGGGCCGAGGCCTTTCAGACGCAAGGCGCTCGAAGGCGGCTGGCCTGCATGcacgccgccagcgctgGGCTCAGAGCGTTCGAGTtgcgcctcccgctgccGCACCCCTCCGGCTGCCTGCGATTGCGAGGAAGCTGAGGCCGAagccgtcggcgcgctgggCTCTTTGGAGGCGCCCCGCTGCGAGACGAGCTCCCCCGCTGTCTGCTCCGGGGCCGACGACGTGCAGCGGAGCAGAGAGAGTCTCCAGCTTGGCGCTTCAAATAGTCTCaacgcgtcttccgcggaaGCCAGACCCCCAGGCGCCGCCACCCCGGCTGAAACAGCAGAAGCGTTGCGAGAGCCAGTCGAGGCACTCGAGAGCCAGGGAGACCATGCGAGCGATTTGCGTCCGTCTCAATTAGACTGCCGGTCGACGCCCGTTGGCAACTCTTCGCCTACGAAgacggcctctgcgttgACGGCGTcagacgcacacacagcTTCATTTGAGCGTCCTGAATCCCAGCCGCTGCGACTGGGTGCCGCACGTGAAGCCCACAAAAAAGAGTTCAGTTGGTACGGTTCTGGAGCTGCGCCAGATGCCGAGGGGGAAGCCGAAGGGCACAAGCTCTCTGGGGCGggtgcagctgcagcacagACGCGTCCAGCTGCTAACTCTCCCCGTTCCGACCGCGCGGTCTGCGATGCCGTGAAGCTCGGACGCGTCGTGGGCTCGAAAGTGGCGGTTCTCGCCGAAGAGATGAGGACGCTCCGCAGGAGGAACGAACAACTCCAGGTTCTGCAAAAAAAGTATGAAAAGAAAATCTACGCGCTGCACTCGCAGCTGAGGGCGgtgacgcaggcgagacgtCTCCATGGAGTGCATGCAGGTCGAGCTCCGTCTGAACTTGCTCAGCCCCGCTGttgggctccgccgcggtcgctgccgGCTGTCCTGCCTTTTCGTGCGCTTTCTGCGGCCGTCTTCAACGCAGGCACGCGGCAGTCTGCAGGTGCTTTCGCCGCGGGCCCCTCTGAGGCCGGGGGGCGAATGCGTATGCGCCGGAGCTGTTCAACGCCTTGGTTGAGCCTCcagggcggccgcgcacgcggtcTGAGCATGCCGGCTTCAATTGAGCGAACAAGAAGCGCCCAGCGCCCCGGAggtggcgctgcgccgttCGATGTATTCCCCGAATGGGAGACTGTTTGCTCTAGTCGTAGTCTATCTGCTCATCCGGTGGAGAAAGGGGTACGCGCATGGTCGCTGGACCGCAGCATCACGCTTCCGTGGGTCGTGCCTGCCGCACGGccctgcagcgcggcagcgcctctcggGCTTCTCGTCAGTCGCCCGCTCCTCCCTTCGGTTCTGATCAAGGCAGCTGGAGAGCTGTTCACCGCGGAGACCCCGGAGCGACCTCCTTTTCTGCATGGCCGGACCCCCGCCTCTTGTGCTGTCTGA